The Tigriopus californicus strain San Diego chromosome 5, Tcal_SD_v2.1, whole genome shotgun sequence genome includes a region encoding these proteins:
- the LOC131881025 gene encoding uncharacterized protein LOC131881025 gives MKIELLLCLVILAVAQTKTEGFKSGFPGGSKGRSKRLFLPFGRNRGDSSDEIEDSDSEHIVRISRQTNYGGTQGPRGSVLQYPKSDFLGQSLELAKSGELDTMLQNEDWQKFAHEILGLLDSTNSPEPQWNGGDDFDFVDLSTSDRKEPSLKREIHPDRYPKPPQTPPNVHIHIPVFLNNDNKSNQDFFAKGFHLYFAWEEKPKRNPTGQQEPIVNDFASGKALTPGHQQNLSANEQVRLQGLSDFSSLQADQVQGQNKYVNQNGFELFHQTESVIDTTSKSTGILNHTNPLNDGERNSTIAQSTSTLAPLQITSPIPTMKPKVIEVTTTTKSEDDQSLENLLEERKEHSDRFGLVLGGGTDNAEDNRIMKIFWSNITLDMCPTNLTFTFQNPILLSHLNDQIMVCGNSSSANSSKETGITSHSCSGFSLVSHERVSMPDPIELISPGSTHLGWQQKLYVMGGGTLENPSPMVQVYDQVEMKWFEGQALSYPRFGACSVLVDGILLILGGSGANGTSEMYDTLTGRGWAILPKMKQPRTNPGCRLVSKGVLHPDLEGVIVVGGNGGNVSSVEFLPTSRQLLTRGSLQWQLLPSLSAGEDSRHEVLLTNRTLQILTWNVSTGASLRTWDDGTWIQDSISQDATFPDEAEIELIDERFATFEIPCL, from the exons ATGAAAATAGAGCTTCTGTTGTGTTTGGTCATTCTGGCCGTGGCTCAAACTAAGACCGAAGGATTTAAAAGTGGTTTTCCCGGTGGAAGCAAAG GCAGGTCAAAGAGGctctttttgccatttggtAGAAACAGAGGCGACTCGTCCGATGAAATTGAAGATTCCGATTCGGAGCATATTGTGAGAATTTCAAGGCAGACGAACTATGGTGGAACCCAGGGGCCCAGGGGATCCGTGCTTCAATATCCCAAATCAGATTTTTTGGGCCAATCCTTAGAATTGGCCAAATCTGGAGAGTTAGACACTatgcttcaaaatgaagacTGGCAAAAGTTTGCTCATGAGATTTTGGGCCTTTTGGATTCAACCAATAGCCCTGAGCCTCAGTGGAATGGTGGGGATGACTTTGACTTTGTGGATTTATCAACATCTGACCGAAAAGAGCCCTCTTTAAAGCGAGAGATTCACCCTGATCGCTACCCAAAGCCCCCCCAAACTCCTCCAAATGTTCATATTCATATCCCTGTATTTCTGAATAATGACAATAAGTccaaccaggatttttttgcgAAGGGTTTCCATCTCTATTTCGCATGGGAGGAAAAGCCCAAAAGAAATCCGACCGGCCAACAAGAGCCCATCGTCAATGATTTTGCAAGTGGAAAAGCATTAACTCCAGGACATCAGCAAAACCTCAGCGCGAACGAACAAGTCCGTCTCCAAGGATTGTCCGATTTTTCAAGTTTGCAAGCTGATCAAGTTCAGGGCCAGAACAAATATGTTAATCAAAACGGTTTTGAGTTGTTCCATCAGACTGAAAGTGTCATTGACACGACTTCTAAGTCCACGGGCATCCTAAATCATACGAACCCGCTCAACGACGGAGAAAGAAACTCAACCATTGCCCAATCAACTTCGACTTTGGCCCCTCTGCAAATAACCTCTCCAATTCCTACCATGAAGCCAAAAGTGATTGAGGTAACAACTACAACCAAGAGCGAAGATGATCAGAGTCTTGAGAATCTGTTGGAAGAACGAAAAGAACATTCTG ATCGCTTTGGATTGGTTTTGGGAGGCGGAACCGATAATGCAGAGGATAACAGGATAATGAAGATTTTTTGGTCCAATATCACTTTAGACATGTGCCCGACAAATTTGAcctttacatttcaaaatccgATTCTTCTCTCCCATCTAAACGACCAGATCATGGTTTGTGGAAACTCCAGCTCCGCAAATTCTAGCAAAGAGACTGGGATTACCTCCCATTCTTGCTCGGGTTTTTCTCTGGTGAGCCATGAACGGGTTTCAATGCCGGACCCAATTGAGCTCATTAGCCCTGGATCGACCCATTTGGGGTGGCAGCAAAAACTGTATGTCATGGGTGGAGGCACCTTGGAAAATCCATCTCCTATGGTCCAAGTTTATGACCAAgtggaaatgaaatggtttgaaGGCCAGGCCTTGAGCTATCCCAGATTTGGCGCCTGCAGCGTTCTCGTTGATGGAATTCTACTCATTTTGGGGGGCTCTGGAGCCAATGGAACGAGCGAAATGTATGACACTCTTACAGGGAGGGGTTGGGCCATCCTGCCAAAAATGAAGCAGCCTCGCACAAACCCTGGATGTCGCTTGGTTTCCAAAGGAGTGCTGCACCCTGATTTAGAGGGGGTGATCGTTGTCGGAGGCAATGGGGGAAATGTATCTTCAGTAGAATTTCTTCCCACCTCCAGACAACTATTGACCCGAGGAAGCCTGCAGTGGcaacttttgccaagtttGTCAGCTGGGGAAGATTCGAGGCATGAAGTACTTCTGACAAACAGAACATTACAAATCTTGACTTGGAACGTCTCTACGGGTGCCTCACTTCGTACTTGGGACGATGGCACCTGGATCCAAGATTCGATATCCCAAGATGCAACCTTTCCCGATGAAGCCGAGATTGAACTAATTGACGAGCGTTTTGCGACATTTGAAATTCCGTGCTTATAA